The Paenibacillus amylolyticus genome contains the following window.
AACTCCGCTCGTTACAGCCGTGTTATTCGGGGCTACTTTTTTCTTCATCCCGTTACTCGGTTACATTCCAGACAGTGCGATTGCACCTATTTTGATCATTATTGGCGGCCTGATGGTGCAAGGTGTGAAAGATATGGATTTTGGTGACTTTACCGAGGCATTCCCGGCATTTCTGATCATGGTTATGATTCCATTTACATATAGCATCGTGGATGGTATGGCGTTTGGATTCATTGCCTATCCATTAGCGAAGCTGGCAGCAGGTCAAGGTAAACAGGTACCTGTGGTCATGTACGGCATTTCCATCCTCTTTTTAGCCAATTTCGTGTTACATGGGATCTTGTAAAGCTGTGTTATACAACAAAAGGCAACGTCATGTAAGTTCATACGTATGATCTCTGGTGAACAGATGGGAACGGGAGGAACGGGAATGGAAGAACAGCAGCAAGTAGGACAGAAGGAACCGAAGGTAGGAAAAAAAGGATTCAAGGATTTCGTCAAGCTGATCGCTTCCACGAATCCGCCAAAACTGATCCTGATTCTCGCCCTCATTTTGACCTTGATTCAGACGACGGCCGGACTGATTGTGCCACTGATGACCAAAGGTTTGATTGATGGACTTACCACTTCGACGCTGAACAAATCTGTTATTTTGTTATTGCTCGGTGCATTTGTGATTCAGGCGATTGCCTCAGGCATCAGCATTTATATGTTAAATTACGCAGGACAACGCGTGGTCGCAACACTTCGCACCAAGCTGTGGAACAAGGTACTGTCGCTGCGAATGCCGTATTTCGATCGCAATCGGACAGGCGATACGATGAGCCGGATTACGAATGATACAAGTCAGATCATGACATTGATCGCAGATTATCTGGTTTCCTTTGTGTCGAACATCGTTGCCGTTGTAGGTGGTGTGGCGTTACTTTTTTACTTGGACTGGGTGATGTCGCTCATTATTCTGAGTCTGGTGCCACTTACTCTGTTGATCCTGTTGCCGGTGGGTAGGAAGATGTATAAAATATCGAAAAACAGCAGGATGAGATGGCAGGTCTTACGTCCGTACTTAGTCAGGTTATTGGCGAAATCCGATTGGTGAAAGCGTATGGAACGGAGAAACAGGAATCAGAAGCAGGGGATTCCCGGATTCGCAAAATGTTTGCTTTTGGCTTACAGGAAGCACGTATTCTTGCTCTGATTGGTCCCTTGTTTACATTTGTCATGACGGCAGTACTGGTCGTTATTCTCGGTGTGGGAGGAATGCGTGTAGCGTCTGGCATGCTGTCACCGGGTGAACTGGTCGCCTTCATATTGCTGTTGTTCCAGGTCATCATGCCAATGGGGCAATTCACAACGCTATACTCCCGTTTGCAAAAAGTCGTAGGTGCAACAGAGCGCATACAAGCTATTCTTGCGGATGAGGAAGAGCCACATGATAGCACCAAGGTAGCTCCAAAAGGAAATGAAACAATTGCATTCCATGATGTACACTTTTCCTATGTCACAGGTGAGGAAGTGTTGCACGGAATCAATCTGGCGGTACCTACTCGCAAAGTGACGGCGATTGTTGGGCCAAGCGGTAGCGGAAAATCAACGCTGTTCTCCTTGATGGAGCAGTTCTATATGCCCGATTCAGGCCACATATCATATGGGGGACAAGCGATAACGGAATATTCCTTGTCCTCCTGGCGCAGCAAGATCGGGTATGTATCTCAGGAAAGTCCCCTCATGGCGGGTTCAATCCGAGATAATATAACGTACGGATTAAACCGGGAAGTGACGATGGATGAGATCCGGCAAGCTGCTGAGATGGCCTATTCTGCCGACTTTATCGACAAGTTGCCACAGGGCTATGACACGGAAGTGGGCGAGAGAGGAATCAAGTTGTCCGGGGGCCAACGTCAGCGGATTGCCATTGCACGGGCGCTGCTACGTAGCCCTGATATTCTCATGTTGGATGAAGCTACATCCAGTCTGGACAGTACCTCGGAGTATGAAGTGCAACAGGCATTGTCCAACCTGATGGAAGGCAGAACCACGATTGTGATCGCGCACCGGTTGTCTACAGTGGTGGACTCCGATCAGATTGTTGTATTGGAGCACGGACATGTCACGGGAACGGGAACTCATGCAGAGTTGATCAGTACCCATCCGGTATACCGTGAATTAGCACAGAAGCAGTTTGTAGCACAGGAAGGTCAAAATTGAAATCAGCAACCGGATCAATAAAGTTTTTTAAAGATAAGGTTTCAATATGGTTGAATACAAGACAGTTGTTCATTCGTTCCGTACGAGATTGAGCAATGGTTTTCTTTTATGAGGTCATTCAGGTTGTTGTAGCTTTTTCCACATCAATATGATATAGTGGGTATCCTTTTGCGTCGTCAGTGATTGGCGATGCAGAGCAAAACATATTCTTAGGAGGTAACTGAAACATGTCAGACAGCTTTCAAAGTGCCTATCAAGAAGAAGAGTACAGGTTAGAGCGAACGATGGAGGAAGTGGACAGTCAGTTGGAACGACTGCAAAATATTCCGGTGTATACCGGCCACGACTTCACAGAGCAAGTGCTGGAAGCTGGACGCGAAGAGCGCCGCACCGCCTTATCCAAGAGCGCACAGCAACCCTATTTCGGACGCTTGGATTTCGAAGAACAGGGCAGTGGTGCACGGAAACCGCTGTATATTGGGAAAGTCGGCGTAGACCGCGAAGAGGTGGGAGAGCATCCGCTCGTCATCGACTGGCGTGCTCCTGTCGCCAGCCTGTTTTACTCATTTACGGGAGGCGAAGCCTCCGCTACGTATGAAGCTCCCGAAGGGCTTATTGAAGGTCTGGTGTACCTGAAGCGAAACGTTGTCATTCGGCAGCGGATATTGGAACGTGTGGCGGATACATATAACCGTGACAGTGACCAGCCAGCGGTATCGGATGAATTCCTCGTTTATCGTCTGGGAGAGAACAAGGACAACAAACTCCGTGATATCGTATCCACGATTCAGGCGGAGCAGGATCTGATCATTCGTGCGGCGAGAAACACCGCATTGATCATTCAAGGTGTAGCGGGTTCCGGGAAAACAACGGTTGCCTTGCATCGGTTCGCCTTTTTGCTGTATCAGTACAAGGAGCAGGTATCTGCGGAGAAAATGGTTATTTTTGCACCCAACCACATGTTCCTGGATTACATCTCGGATGTGCTCCCGGAACTCGGAGTAGGGGACATCCAGCAGCGGACATTCCCGGATTGGGCGATGAACCTGCTGGGGCTGGAGATGCCTTTGGCGAATACATCGGATACGCTCAACACCTGGTTCGAAACACCAGATGCGCGGCCTGAATTGAATGATGATGTACCTGGACGTTACAAAGGATCGATTCGTTTCATGGAGCTTATTCGAGAATGGCTGTCGGGGATGGAGGCGGATTCCGTACCGGATATGGACTTCAGTCCATGGGATGGCAAGGTGCTCGGCAAGACGGAGATCGAGAACTGGTTCGGTGAGGAATACAAACATTATCCGCTGGCCAAACGCAAAGAACGGGTCATGGCGCGGGTTCACCGCTGGATTGAGATGGAACTTAAGAAACCGATGCCGGAGGCTGTCCGCAAAGAACGCAAGAAAAAAGCAACCACCCGCGAGAAAGCCTATGCCAAAAAATGGCCTCAATACGAGCCGCTTACGTTATACAAGCAGCTGTTCAAAGTGGCAAAGGGCGGCTCTGTGCCGGCCTCGCTCAGCGGGCTTATTCCCAAAATGGTCATGAAACAAACGGCAGCAGATCTGAAGCAGGATATCGTCCGTGAAGAGGATCTGCCTGCACTGGTATACATTCATACATTGGTCCATGATATTGAGGGTTCGGAGCGGTTCGATCATGTTGTAATTGATGAAGCGCAGGACTTTTCCCCTTTTCATGTGGCGTTATTGGATCAGTTCGTCAAAGGGCATTCCTTCACCATACTGGGTGACTTGTCCCAAGGGATTCATGAGTACCGTGGTGTTCATGCATGGGATGAGATGAGTTCTCTGTTTCCTGAGGAACAGAATGCATACTTCGCATTGACGAGAAGTTATCGTTCAACGATGGAGATTATCGACTATGCCAATACGATTCTGGAACGTGGCGTCAAGAGCGGAATTACGGCGATTCCTGTTTTCCGTAGTGGTGATCCGGTGCGGACGTTGGCTTATGGAGGCGGAGGGCGGACGGCGAGTCTTGAAGCGGCTTTGAAGGTGTTAACCGTCAAAGACTACCGAACGGTCTCCATCCTGACCCGTACCCTGCATGAAGCCGAGGAACTTCATCGTGAACTTCAGGCCGCAGGCTGGGACCTGAACCTGATCGATGGTGGCAAAAAGCAGTACACAGGTGGACATTCCGT
Protein-coding sequences here:
- a CDS encoding UvrD-helicase domain-containing protein yields the protein MSDSFQSAYQEEEYRLERTMEEVDSQLERLQNIPVYTGHDFTEQVLEAGREERRTALSKSAQQPYFGRLDFEEQGSGARKPLYIGKVGVDREEVGEHPLVIDWRAPVASLFYSFTGGEASATYEAPEGLIEGLVYLKRNVVIRQRILERVADTYNRDSDQPAVSDEFLVYRLGENKDNKLRDIVSTIQAEQDLIIRAARNTALIIQGVAGSGKTTVALHRFAFLLYQYKEQVSAEKMVIFAPNHMFLDYISDVLPELGVGDIQQRTFPDWAMNLLGLEMPLANTSDTLNTWFETPDARPELNDDVPGRYKGSIRFMELIREWLSGMEADSVPDMDFSPWDGKVLGKTEIENWFGEEYKHYPLAKRKERVMARVHRWIEMELKKPMPEAVRKERKKKATTREKAYAKKWPQYEPLTLYKQLFKVAKGGSVPASLSGLIPKMVMKQTAADLKQDIVREEDLPALVYIHTLVHDIEGSERFDHVVIDEAQDFSPFHVALLDQFVKGHSFTILGDLSQGIHEYRGVHAWDEMSSLFPEEQNAYFALTRSYRSTMEIIDYANTILERGVKSGITAIPVFRSGDPVRTLAYGGGGRTASLEAALKVLTVKDYRTVSILTRTLHEAEELHRELQAAGWDLNLIDGGKKQYTGGHSVLPVYLSKGLEFDAVIVADADQKHYLPNAGDAKLLYVGCTRALHELWLFHDGELPIYAAATHNPEGEPVTIQGWPESGSL